DNA sequence from the Nesterenkonia lutea genome:
CTTCGCAGACTCTGCGCCCGAGCGCTCCACCACGCCCTTGAACTTCTGCCGGTCTTCGCCGAGTTCGATGGCTGCGATGTTCGCGCCGATCAGCTCCACGCCGAACTTCTCCAGCACGCCGTCCTTGTCCAGGGCGATGGCGGTGTTCAGCGCGGTCTGACCGCCCAAGGTGGGAAGCAGCGCGTCGGGGCGCTCCTTCTCGATGATCATGGCGACCACCTCGGGACTGATCGGCTCCACGTAGGTGGCGTCGGCGAACTCCGGATCGGTCATGATGGTGGCCGGGTTGGAGTTGACCAGGATGACCCGGAGTCCCTCCTCCTTGAGCACCCTCAGGGCCTGGGTTCCGGAGTAGTCGAACTCTGCGGCCTGGCCGATCACGATCGGCCCCGAGCCGATGACCATGACGGACTTGAGGTCTTGACGCTTAGGCATTGAGTGGGTTCCCTCCACGGGTCTCAGTGTCGTTGGTGGGGGCGGTGTCACCGGTGGTCACCGTGTCAGCCCCGGTGCGGGTGCGTGAGTCGGTCATGAGCTCGACGAAGCGGTCGAAGAGATAGGCCGAGTCATGGGGGCCGGCGGCGGCCTCCGGGTGGTACTGGACGCTGAAGGCCGGCAGGTCCAGACAGCGCAGACCCTCCACGACTCCGTCGTTGAGGCTGGAGTGACTCACCTCCACCCGTCCGAAGCGTTCCTGAGGGGCGGTGACGACCTCGCCCACGGGAGCGTCCACGGCGAAGCCGTGGTTCTGCGAGGTGATCTCCACCTTGCCGGTGGCGTGGTCCATCACGGGCTGGTTGATCCCGCGATGGCCGAAGGGCAGCTTATAGGTCCCGAAGCCCAGCGCCCGGCCCAGGATCTGGTTGCCGAAGCAGATGCCGAAGAACGGGGTCCTGGCCGCCAGCACCTCACGCAGCAGGCCGATCTGGTTCGCCGCTGTGGCCGGGTCGCCCGGTCCGTTGGAGAGGAAGACGCCGTCGGGCGCCAGCGCCTCGATCTCGGCGAAGCTGCTGGCTGCGGGCAGCACATGCACGCGGAGTCCGCGCTCGGCCATCCGGACCGGGGTCATGGTCTTGATGCCCAGGTCGATGGCGGCCACCTCAGCAACGATCTCACCGGACCAGCCGTGCTCGTGAGGCTCGATCACATAGGCGGTGTCGGTGGAGACCTCCTCGGCCAGCCGCGCACCTGCCATCGAAGGCTGCGCCTTGACCTCGGCGATGAGCTCGGCGAGGGGCCGCTGGGCCTGCTCGGCGGAGAAGATCCCGGCCTTCATGGCGCCCGCGCTGCGCAGATGGCGGGTGATCGCGCGGGTGTCCACGTCTTTGATCCCGACGATGTCCTGATCGGCGAGCTCCTGATCCAGCGTGCGCCTCGAGCGCCAGTTGGAGGGGCGTCGTGCGGCGTCTCGCACCACGTAGCCGGAGACCCAGATCCTGCGCGACTCGGCATCCTCGTCATTGATGCCGGTGTTGCCG
Encoded proteins:
- the carA gene encoding glutamine-hydrolyzing carbamoyl-phosphate synthase small subunit, which translates into the protein MTQHPAIAPAPPALLVLEDGTVHRGSAYGAQGSRLGEAVFATGMTGYQETLTDPSYARQIVVQTAPHIGNTGINDEDAESRRIWVSGYVVRDAARRPSNWRSRRTLDQELADQDIVGIKDVDTRAITRHLRSAGAMKAGIFSAEQAQRPLAELIAEVKAQPSMAGARLAEEVSTDTAYVIEPHEHGWSGEIVAEVAAIDLGIKTMTPVRMAERGLRVHVLPAASSFAEIEALAPDGVFLSNGPGDPATAANQIGLLREVLAARTPFFGICFGNQILGRALGFGTYKLPFGHRGINQPVMDHATGKVEITSQNHGFAVDAPVGEVVTAPQERFGRVEVSHSSLNDGVVEGLRCLDLPAFSVQYHPEAAAGPHDSAYLFDRFVELMTDSRTRTGADTVTTGDTAPTNDTETRGGNPLNA